From Pan troglodytes isolate AG18354 chromosome 11, NHGRI_mPanTro3-v2.0_pri, whole genome shotgun sequence, the proteins below share one genomic window:
- the C9H9orf153 gene encoding uncharacterized protein C9orf153 homolog yields MMFLTGDTSPAEDNREATLPQCSLPELYACIENFNKESKKSNLLKMHGISLNEAQEVLARNLNVMSFTRGTDVRGDLRSVIRCTVVKKEKQASMTELLHRSLLASSLSPVERLSRSQQRLLQCGISPPKHTFPYEILTDHSNALAQVTVQKVPSAKILCSLGISSATPEKFISEDKLCRSFLVDPGKQFMNLRDLEWRYFKGLAKWRCTTAISFGDIKYNTEKRFVENQDMPDVIFPPIVRKSSVIYPQIDYQNEGSYSLKWNM; encoded by the exons ATGATGTTCCTCACTGGAGACACCAGTCCAGCTGAGGACAATAGAGAAGCCACCCTTCCTCAATGTTCA CTTCCAGAATTATATGCATGTATTGAGAATTTTAATAAGGAGAGCAAGAAATCAAATCTTCTAAAAATGCATGGTATTTCACTTAACGAAGCACAGGAAGTACTTGCTAGAAACCTGAATGTCATGTCATTCACCAGGGGCACTGATGTGAGAGGAGATCTCCGATCTGTTATCAGGTGCACAGTGGTTAAAAAAGAGAAGCAAGCATCCATGACTGAGCTCCTCCACCGCAGCTTACTGGCAAGCTCACTCTCTCCCGTGGAGAGGCTCTCCAGGTCCCAGCAGAGGCTGTTACAGTGTGGGATCTCCCCTCCCAAGCACACTTTTCCTTATGAAATTCTCACCGATCACTCGAATGCCTTGGCCCAAGTTACCGTACAGAAGGTTCCAAGCGCCAAAATCTTATGCAGCTTAGGCATTTCCAGTGCCACCCCAGAAAAGTTCATTTCTGAAGATAAACTTTGTAGATCCTTCTTAGTTGACCCAG gaaaacaattcatgaaTCTAAGGGATCTGGAATGGAGATATTTTAAGGGGCTTGCGAAGTGGAGGTGCACTACTGCAATTTCATTCGGAGACATAAAATACAACACTGAGAAGAGATTTGTAGAGAACCAGGACATGCCTGATGTTATTTTCCCCCCTATAGTTCGCAAGTCTTCGGTCATTTATCCTCAAATTGATTATCAAAATGAAGGAAGTTATTCTCTTAAATGGAATATGtag